Proteins encoded in a region of the Stieleria neptunia genome:
- a CDS encoding methyltransferase domain-containing protein, producing MQLTTRDRQDEWMDEPDIDSDLHADALRGLSRVNRLSGAARSIWKPIAEVARGRSEGPIRVLDVASGGGDVAIGIKQLADREGLAIDVVGCDISQTAVEFAGENAKRRGVDVTFVQQDVLGHDLPSDFDVVYSSLFLHHLESADVVRLLRSMRTAARHRVVISDLLRSQLGYVLAKWGIRLLTTSRVCHVDGPLSVRAALTMAEAIELASQAGLTPIRIRRKWPERFLMVYDTQTSTR from the coding sequence ATGCAATTAACGACCCGCGACCGCCAAGACGAATGGATGGACGAACCGGACATCGATTCGGACTTGCACGCCGATGCCTTGCGAGGGCTCTCTCGCGTCAATCGGCTCAGCGGTGCGGCGCGTTCGATCTGGAAACCGATTGCCGAGGTGGCACGGGGGCGGTCGGAGGGGCCGATTCGCGTACTCGATGTCGCATCGGGTGGCGGTGATGTCGCCATCGGGATCAAGCAACTGGCCGATCGCGAGGGTTTGGCGATCGACGTCGTCGGCTGCGACATCAGCCAGACCGCGGTGGAATTTGCCGGGGAGAACGCGAAACGCCGGGGCGTGGACGTTACGTTTGTCCAGCAAGACGTACTCGGCCATGATTTACCCTCGGACTTTGACGTCGTCTATAGTTCACTGTTCCTCCATCACCTCGAATCGGCCGATGTCGTTCGGCTGCTGCGTTCGATGCGGACCGCGGCACGACACCGAGTGGTGATCAGTGACCTGCTGCGTTCGCAGCTGGGCTACGTCTTGGCCAAGTGGGGCATTCGGCTGCTGACGACCAGTCGGGTCTGTCACGTCGATGGTCCGTTGAGCGTGCGTGCGGCGTTGACGATGGCCGAAGCGATCGAATTGGCGTCGCAAGCCGGGCTGACGCCGATCCGCATCAGGCGGAAATGGCCGGAGCGATTTTTGATGGTTTACGACACGCAAACCAGCACGCGATGA
- a CDS encoding CPBP family glutamic-type intramembrane protease, with the protein MSDPVQRPVQDPAQSSGGQGSGGQGSGGQGSGGQSSGGQSSGGQAAATWQSKAAMIVPLLVFFVLAAAIDTSPVRDGETINAQAYLISVLARVVAMSALMLWFGKEVVRQFPLTIDRWGWIVGIGGAVLWIAVCSLDLERQLIETIGLSDDWLPQREGVNPFATYQPGFELVGFLMVRFTLLAVCVPIAEELFLRGFVMRAFEAENWPALPLREIGRTGLIIGTVYGIATHPAEFIAAALWFSLVSWLMVKTGKFWNCVIAHGVTNLILGIYVCLTGTWHLW; encoded by the coding sequence GTGAGCGATCCAGTGCAGCGTCCCGTCCAGGATCCAGCACAGAGCTCGGGCGGACAGGGCTCGGGCGGACAGGGCTCGGGCGGACAGGGCTCGGGCGGACAGAGCTCGGGCGGACAGAGCTCGGGCGGACAGGCGGCGGCGACGTGGCAAAGCAAAGCGGCCATGATCGTGCCGCTGCTGGTGTTCTTTGTGCTGGCCGCGGCGATCGACACCAGCCCGGTCCGCGACGGCGAGACCATCAATGCCCAAGCGTACTTGATTTCCGTCCTCGCTCGGGTCGTGGCGATGTCGGCGCTGATGCTTTGGTTCGGCAAAGAGGTCGTCCGTCAGTTTCCGTTGACGATCGATCGCTGGGGATGGATCGTCGGCATCGGCGGCGCGGTGCTTTGGATCGCAGTCTGCTCGCTCGATTTGGAACGCCAGCTGATCGAGACGATTGGACTGTCGGACGATTGGTTACCGCAACGCGAAGGGGTCAATCCGTTTGCGACCTATCAGCCGGGTTTCGAATTGGTTGGTTTTTTGATGGTGCGTTTCACCTTGCTGGCGGTTTGCGTCCCGATAGCAGAAGAACTGTTTTTGCGTGGGTTTGTGATGCGGGCCTTTGAAGCCGAAAACTGGCCCGCGCTGCCGCTGCGTGAAATCGGCCGCACCGGTCTGATCATCGGAACGGTGTACGGAATCGCGACCCACCCGGCAGAGTTCATTGCTGCGGCGCTTTGGTTTTCGTTGGTGAGTTGGCTGATGGTGAAAACGGGAAAGTTTTGGAATTGTGTGATCGCGCACGGCGTCACAAACTTGATTTTGGGCATTTACGTCTGTCTGACCGGCACCTGGCATCTCTGGTAG
- a CDS encoding GYF domain-containing protein, whose product MLSGESASTWYVRPPSGGQYGPATSAMLKVWIDEGRVAKTALLWKDGWPQWREASDALPEIADSLPGSQSLDTADPFADGPSGSKLTTPIAREKTSRIHSEFAGDAKIGAVRRKRSSRRITLVAVLAALVVGLIVTLFLVASTRG is encoded by the coding sequence TTGCTCTCCGGCGAATCGGCCTCCACCTGGTACGTCCGTCCACCCAGCGGGGGACAATACGGGCCGGCCACCTCGGCGATGTTAAAGGTCTGGATCGACGAGGGACGTGTGGCGAAGACGGCGTTGTTGTGGAAAGACGGCTGGCCGCAGTGGCGTGAGGCTTCCGACGCGTTGCCCGAGATCGCCGATTCGCTACCGGGCTCGCAGTCACTGGACACCGCCGATCCGTTCGCCGACGGCCCGAGCGGGTCAAAATTGACCACGCCGATCGCCCGCGAAAAGACCAGCCGGATCCATTCCGAGTTCGCCGGCGACGCAAAAATCGGTGCGGTTCGACGAAAACGCTCCTCACGGCGGATCACCCTGGTCGCCGTTCTGGCGGCCCTCGTCGTCGGGTTGATCGTCACCCTGTTCTTGGTGGCGTCGACCCGTGGTTAA